One Choristoneura fumiferana chromosome 25, NRCan_CFum_1, whole genome shotgun sequence genomic region harbors:
- the sp3 gene encoding phosphatidylinositide phosphatase spermathreecae isoform X1: protein MELFRSETYYIFVRNESSLWWNRLTGAFSVRSAWDLSDIEDIECLGITEGIIGVVEHTNIYEPRLMIIKESVPVGQIYFHHTVYKIKSICFLNMGTANQDVELCVCTKHGSSSSVLLNKMSSKKIGGRLFENSAFLNKTVGAVKNVSNTIKTTTQQAATQVKQTVKKQRDPKIAERFEKRLTDELHKIFDDSDSFYYSRTLDLTNSLQRQYEIEKVLETEEGTSKPVSDITRWWKHVDDRFFWNKHMLKDIIALESPHCDEWVLPIIQGFIHLSQIAVEPADVNPLNTESLSTGSACDESFTLGVISRRSRFQAGTRYNRRGIEPGGKVANYVETEQIVSIMCSDSIHRASFVQVRGSVPIFWSQPDYKFRPPPRLDKGEEETHEAFKKHFESELETYKQVCIVNLVEQQGRERIIWETYGNHVLKYNSPDIVYATFDFHEYCRGMHYENVSILINALVDVINEMRFCWRDARGLICAQGGVFRVNCIDCLDRTNVVQTAIAKYVLELQLCRLGLGAPGSGLPPALRHAFLTQWADNGDVLSRQYAGTKALKGDYTRTGERKFTGMMKDGVASANRYYLSTFKDALRQVAIDVMTGESRSIPDQLIVRDSAPAKDHNVPDTTAMAQHVKSLIDDCKKLIVDAEPVLGAWGLIDADPNTGDPSETEMDSVLLLTSDAYHVADYDETSDRVLSVQRVPLRDVASVELGAVESSSTIFGVGRKTTSEPIICIRINYTYNNEGGYFHMFRSTTLRFFNNMAVVINTKDEMIESLHYICESLVVARDVAKLPPIPFYDGIKLEKRKSKVHPTQAAAGGARSSLYLDLSRLPTITRNVSETQLVADIRSVGSKALTNMSEQFSKLNKLSHSLNARARPSLQLKFDQGSSRTKKMFTLGGKPDNKKKGSLSDGMSSDYSSDDEHRTNIFEPTLDNYENTQHYIGETSHQKDRENDCELIQNPLYSSKIEPSETFDPTVAIASTVEKQSIKTPSNISKRNPFDLESGAVSNKSRTPEIQIENEGVFSKPIPPSSLILSQKLSHSSSDITYEDNPNLQTEGVNYHRSNSQHEITLNIAQSHSESALRQFKNMASPVSSATKDMVLSPLSKLAKGVQSLGANLDPRKIKGAGSTVKQITDQQYEEHKKLQEKWRDCNTRLVAL from the exons ATGGAATTATTTAGATCAGAGACGTATTATATATTTGTTAGAAACGAGTCAAGTTTATGGTGGAATCGTTTAACTGGGGCATTCTCAGTCAGATCAG CATGGGACCTCTCGGATATCGAAGATATCGAATGCCTCGGCATTACAGAAGGGATTATAGGCGTCGTGGAGCACACCAACATATACGAACCGCGACTGATGATTATAAAAGAGAGTGTGCCGGTTGGCCAAATATATTTCCACCACACAGTTTATAAAATCAAATCTATTTGTTTCCTGAACATGGGAACTGCGAACCAAGATGTAGAATTGTGTGTTTGTACAAAACATGGCTCCTCCAGTTccgtattattaaataaaatgtctaGTAAGAAAATTGGGGGACGCCTGTTTGAGAACTCTGCTTTTCTCAATAAAACTGTAGGTGCGGTGAAGAATGTCAGTAACACTATAAAGACGACGACACAGCAAGCAGCTACTCAG GTCAAACAAACAGTGAAAAAGCAGCGTGATCCAAAAATTGCAGAACGATTTGAAAAACGTCTCACTGACGAATTGCATAAGATCTTTGATGACTCAGACAGTTTTTATTACTCCCGAACCCTGGACTTGACAAACTCTCTGCAACGTCAATATGAAATTGAGAAAGTTCTGGAAACAGAAGAAGGTACCAGTAAACCGGTATCGGATATCACAAGATGGTGGAAACATGTGGATGATAGATTTTTCTGGAACAAACATATGCTCAAGGATATAATCGCTTTAGAG AGTCCGCATTGCGACGAATGGGTTCTCCCCATAATTCAGGGCTTCATCCACTTGTCGCAAATAGCTGTCGAGCCGGCCGACGTCAACCCTCTCAACACAGAGTCTCTGTCCACCGGCAGCGCGTGCGACGAGTCCTTCACGCTGGGTGTTATATCGCGCCGGTCGCGATTCCAGGCCGGCACTAG GTACAACCGGCGCGGCATCGAGCCTGGCGGTAAGGTCGCCAACTACGTGGAAACTGAACAGATCGTCTCTATCATGTGCTCCGACAGCATACACAGAGCTTCCTTCGTACAG GTTCGAGGATCGGTCCCCATTTTCTGGAGTCAACCCGACTATAAATTCAGACCGCCGCCTCGACTCGACAAAG GTGAAGAGGAAACCCACGAAGCGTTCAAGAAACACTTCGAGTCCGAATTGGAGACATACAAACAAGTGTGCATAGTGAATCTAGTAGAGCAGCAGGGGCGGGAGCGCATCATATGGGAGACGTACGGCAACCACGTGCTTAAATACAATAGCCCCGATATTGTGTATGCCACTTTCGACTTCCACGAGTATTG TCGCGGCATGCACTATGAAAACGTGAGCATACTAATAAACGCTCTGGTGGACGTCATAAACGAGATGCGTTTCTGCTGGCGCGACGCGCGCGGCCTCATCTGCGCGCAAGGCGGCGTGTTCCGCGTCAACTGCATCGACTGCCTCGACCGGACCAATGTCGTGCAG ACGGCGATAGCTAAGTACGTGCTAGAGCTCCAACTGTGCCGGCTGGGGTTGGGCGCGCCGGGCTCCGGCCTGCCGCCGGCGCTCCGCCACGCGTTCCTCACGCAGTGGGCCGACAACGGCGACGTGCTGTCGCGACAGTATGCCGGCACCAAGGCGCTCAAG GGCGACTACACGCGAACAGGCGAGAGAAAGTTTACTGGCATGATGAAAGACGGCGTCGCCTCAGCCAACAG ATACTATCTATCGACGTTCAAGGACGCCTTGCGGCAAGTAGCCATCGATGTGATGACGGGAGAGTCCAGGAGCATCCCGGATCAGCTGATCGTGCGCGATAGTGCGCCCGCTAAG GATCACAACGTCCCAGACACGACGGCAATGGCTCAACACGTCAAGTCGCTGATTGATGACTGCAAGAAGCTGATAGTGGACGCGGAGCCCGTCCTAGGGGCCTGGGGGCTCATTGATGCCGATCCCAA taCCGGCGACCCGTCGGAAACGGAGATGGACAGTGTTCTGTTGCTGACCAGCGACGCGTACCACGTGGCCGACTATGACGAGACTTCGGACCGCGTGCTGTCTGTACAGAGAGTGCCGCTCCGGGACGTTGCCAGCGTCGAGCTCGGCGCTGTGGAGAGCTCGAGCACG ATATTCGGCGTTGGCCGTAAAACAACCTCAGAACCTATTATCTGCATAAGAATCAACTACACGTACAATAACGAAGGCGGCTACTTCCACATGTTCCGGTCCACTACGCTCAGGTTTTTCAACAATATGGCCGTCGTCATCAATACTAAGGACGAAATGATTG agtCGCTGCATTATATCTGTGAGTCGTTAGTAGTCGCGCGAGACGTAGCGAAGTTACCGCCCATACCCTTCTACGATGGCATCAAGCTGGAGAAGAGGAAATCTAAG GTGCACCCAACGCAAGCGGCGGCGGGGGGCGCGCGGTCGTCGCTGTACCTCGACTTGTCGCGGCTGCCGACAATCACGCGCAACGTGAGCGAGACGCAGCTAGTGGCCGATATAAGGAGCGTCG GATCGAAAGCCCTCACCAATATGTCGGAACAATTCAGTAAACTGAACAAGCTGAGCCATTCGCTTAACGCTCGCGCGAGGCCCAGCCTCCAGCTAAAGTTCGACCAGGGGTCATCACGGACCAAGAAAATGTTCACCCTAGGAGGGAAACCAGACAACAAAAAGAAGGGCAGCCTCTCAGATGGAATGTCCTCAGACTATTCCTCGGATGACGAACATAGGACTAACATATTCGAACCCACGCTTGACAATTACGAGAACACACAGCATTACATTGGCGAGACATCGCATCAGAAAGACAGAGAGAACGACTGCGAATTAATACAAAATCCCCTGTATTCGAGTAAGATAGAACCAAGCGAAACTTTCGATCCGACTGTAGCCATAGCCAGCACGGTCGAGAAACAATCTATCAAAACCCCGAGTAACATCAGCAAACGGAACCCCTTCGATTTGGAATCTGGCGCAGTCAGCAATAAGTCACGCACACCTGAAATACAAATAGAAAACGAGGGTGTATTCTCCAAACCTATACCGCCCAGCTCTCTTATTCTATCCCAAAAGTTGTCGCACAGTTCAAGCGATATCACTTACGAGGATAACCCGAATTTGCAGACAGAGGGGGTGAATTATCATCGCTCCAATTCACAGCATGAGATTACGTTGAATATCGCTCAGTCGCACAGCGAGTCCGCTTTGAGACAGTTTAAGAATATGGCAAGTCCTGTCTCGAGCGCTACTAAAGATATGGTTCTGTCGCCGCTCTCTAAATTGGCTAAGGGAGTGCAGAGTTTAGGGGCGAATTTAGATCCTAGGAAAATTAAG GGCGCGGGCTCAACTGTCAAGCAGATAACGGATCAACAGTACGAGGAGCACAAGAAATTGCAGGAGAAATGGCGCGACTGCAACACTCGCCTAGTCGCCTTGTAA
- the sp3 gene encoding phosphatidylinositide phosphatase spermathreecae isoform X2: MELFRSETYYIFVRNESSLWWNRLTGAFSVRSAWDLSDIEDIECLGITEGIIGVVEHTNIYEPRLMIIKESVPVGQIYFHHTVYKIKSICFLNMGTANQDVELCVCTKHGSSSSVLLNKMSSKKIGGRLFENSAFLNKTVGAVKNVSNTIKTTTQQAATQVKQTVKKQRDPKIAERFEKRLTDELHKIFDDSDSFYYSRTLDLTNSLQRQYEIEKVLETEEGTSKPVSDITRWWKHVDDRFFWNKHMLKDIIALESPHCDEWVLPIIQGFIHLSQIAVEPADVNPLNTESLSTGSACDESFTLGVISRRSRFQAGTRYNRRGIEPGGKVANYVETEQIVSIMCSDSIHRASFVQVRGSVPIFWSQPDYKFRPPPRLDKGEEETHEAFKKHFESELETYKQVCIVNLVEQQGRERIIWETYGNHVLKYNSPDIVYATFDFHEYCRGMHYENVSILINALVDVINEMRFCWRDARGLICAQGGVFRVNCIDCLDRTNVVQTAIAKYVLELQLCRLGLGAPGSGLPPALRHAFLTQWADNGDVLSRQYAGTKALKGDYTRTGERKFTGMMKDGVASANRYYLSTFKDALRQVAIDVMTGESRSIPDQLIVRDSAPAKDHNVPDTTAMAQHVKSLIDDCKKLIVDAEPVLGAWGLIDADPNTGDPSETEMDSVLLLTSDAYHVADYDETSDRVLSVQRVPLRDVASVELGAVESSSTIFGVGRKTTSEPIICIRINYTYNNEGGYFHMFRSTTLRFFNNMAVVINTKDEMIESLHYICESLVVARDVAKLPPIPFYDGIKLEKRKSKRMPFQEPSF; the protein is encoded by the exons ATGGAATTATTTAGATCAGAGACGTATTATATATTTGTTAGAAACGAGTCAAGTTTATGGTGGAATCGTTTAACTGGGGCATTCTCAGTCAGATCAG CATGGGACCTCTCGGATATCGAAGATATCGAATGCCTCGGCATTACAGAAGGGATTATAGGCGTCGTGGAGCACACCAACATATACGAACCGCGACTGATGATTATAAAAGAGAGTGTGCCGGTTGGCCAAATATATTTCCACCACACAGTTTATAAAATCAAATCTATTTGTTTCCTGAACATGGGAACTGCGAACCAAGATGTAGAATTGTGTGTTTGTACAAAACATGGCTCCTCCAGTTccgtattattaaataaaatgtctaGTAAGAAAATTGGGGGACGCCTGTTTGAGAACTCTGCTTTTCTCAATAAAACTGTAGGTGCGGTGAAGAATGTCAGTAACACTATAAAGACGACGACACAGCAAGCAGCTACTCAG GTCAAACAAACAGTGAAAAAGCAGCGTGATCCAAAAATTGCAGAACGATTTGAAAAACGTCTCACTGACGAATTGCATAAGATCTTTGATGACTCAGACAGTTTTTATTACTCCCGAACCCTGGACTTGACAAACTCTCTGCAACGTCAATATGAAATTGAGAAAGTTCTGGAAACAGAAGAAGGTACCAGTAAACCGGTATCGGATATCACAAGATGGTGGAAACATGTGGATGATAGATTTTTCTGGAACAAACATATGCTCAAGGATATAATCGCTTTAGAG AGTCCGCATTGCGACGAATGGGTTCTCCCCATAATTCAGGGCTTCATCCACTTGTCGCAAATAGCTGTCGAGCCGGCCGACGTCAACCCTCTCAACACAGAGTCTCTGTCCACCGGCAGCGCGTGCGACGAGTCCTTCACGCTGGGTGTTATATCGCGCCGGTCGCGATTCCAGGCCGGCACTAG GTACAACCGGCGCGGCATCGAGCCTGGCGGTAAGGTCGCCAACTACGTGGAAACTGAACAGATCGTCTCTATCATGTGCTCCGACAGCATACACAGAGCTTCCTTCGTACAG GTTCGAGGATCGGTCCCCATTTTCTGGAGTCAACCCGACTATAAATTCAGACCGCCGCCTCGACTCGACAAAG GTGAAGAGGAAACCCACGAAGCGTTCAAGAAACACTTCGAGTCCGAATTGGAGACATACAAACAAGTGTGCATAGTGAATCTAGTAGAGCAGCAGGGGCGGGAGCGCATCATATGGGAGACGTACGGCAACCACGTGCTTAAATACAATAGCCCCGATATTGTGTATGCCACTTTCGACTTCCACGAGTATTG TCGCGGCATGCACTATGAAAACGTGAGCATACTAATAAACGCTCTGGTGGACGTCATAAACGAGATGCGTTTCTGCTGGCGCGACGCGCGCGGCCTCATCTGCGCGCAAGGCGGCGTGTTCCGCGTCAACTGCATCGACTGCCTCGACCGGACCAATGTCGTGCAG ACGGCGATAGCTAAGTACGTGCTAGAGCTCCAACTGTGCCGGCTGGGGTTGGGCGCGCCGGGCTCCGGCCTGCCGCCGGCGCTCCGCCACGCGTTCCTCACGCAGTGGGCCGACAACGGCGACGTGCTGTCGCGACAGTATGCCGGCACCAAGGCGCTCAAG GGCGACTACACGCGAACAGGCGAGAGAAAGTTTACTGGCATGATGAAAGACGGCGTCGCCTCAGCCAACAG ATACTATCTATCGACGTTCAAGGACGCCTTGCGGCAAGTAGCCATCGATGTGATGACGGGAGAGTCCAGGAGCATCCCGGATCAGCTGATCGTGCGCGATAGTGCGCCCGCTAAG GATCACAACGTCCCAGACACGACGGCAATGGCTCAACACGTCAAGTCGCTGATTGATGACTGCAAGAAGCTGATAGTGGACGCGGAGCCCGTCCTAGGGGCCTGGGGGCTCATTGATGCCGATCCCAA taCCGGCGACCCGTCGGAAACGGAGATGGACAGTGTTCTGTTGCTGACCAGCGACGCGTACCACGTGGCCGACTATGACGAGACTTCGGACCGCGTGCTGTCTGTACAGAGAGTGCCGCTCCGGGACGTTGCCAGCGTCGAGCTCGGCGCTGTGGAGAGCTCGAGCACG ATATTCGGCGTTGGCCGTAAAACAACCTCAGAACCTATTATCTGCATAAGAATCAACTACACGTACAATAACGAAGGCGGCTACTTCCACATGTTCCGGTCCACTACGCTCAGGTTTTTCAACAATATGGCCGTCGTCATCAATACTAAGGACGAAATGATTG agtCGCTGCATTATATCTGTGAGTCGTTAGTAGTCGCGCGAGACGTAGCGAAGTTACCGCCCATACCCTTCTACGATGGCATCAAGCTGGAGAAGAGGAAATCTAAG AGGATGCCATTTCAAGAGCCGTCGTTTTAA
- the LOC141442300 gene encoding uncharacterized protein gives MSEQFSKLNKLSHSLNARARPSLQLKFDQGSSRTKKMFTLGGKPDNKKKGSLSDGMSSDYSSDDEHRTNIFEPTLDNYENTQHYIGETSHQKDRENDCELIQNPLYSSKIEPSETFDPTVAIASTVEKQSIKTPSNISKRNPFDLESGAVSNKSRTPEIQIENEGVFSKPIPPSSLILSQKLSHSSSDITYEDNPNLQTEGVNYHRSNSQHEITLNIAQSHSESALRQFKNMASPVSSATKDMVLSPLSKLAKGVQSLGANLDPRKIKGAGSTVKQITDQQYEEHKKLQEKWRDCNTRLVAL, from the exons ATGTCGGAACAATTCAGTAAACTGAACAAGCTGAGCCATTCGCTTAACGCTCGCGCGAGGCCCAGCCTCCAGCTAAAGTTCGACCAGGGGTCATCACGGACCAAGAAAATGTTCACCCTAGGAGGGAAACCAGACAACAAAAAGAAGGGCAGCCTCTCAGATGGAATGTCCTCAGACTATTCCTCGGATGACGAACATAGGACTAACATATTCGAACCCACGCTTGACAATTACGAGAACACACAGCATTACATTGGCGAGACATCGCATCAGAAAGACAGAGAGAACGACTGCGAATTAATACAAAATCCCCTGTATTCGAGTAAGATAGAACCAAGCGAAACTTTCGATCCGACTGTAGCCATAGCCAGCACGGTCGAGAAACAATCTATCAAAACCCCGAGTAACATCAGCAAACGGAACCCGTTCGATTTGGAATCTGGCGCAGTCAGCAATAAGTCACGCACACCTGAAATACAAATAGAAAACGAGGGTGTATTCTCCAAACCTATACCGCCCAGCTCTCTTATTCTATCCCAAAAGTTGTCGCACAGTTCAAGCGATATCACTTACGAGGATAACCCGAATTTGCAGACAGAGGGGGTGAATTATCATCGCTCCAATTCACAGCATGAGATTACGTTGAATATCGCTCAGTCGCACAGCGAGTCCGCTTTGAGACAGTTTAAGAATATGGCAAGTCCTGTCTCGAGCGCTACTAAAGATATGGTTCTGTCGCCGCTCTCTAAATTGGCTAAGGGAGTGCAGAGTTTAGGGGCGAATTTAGATCCTAGGAAAATTAAG GGCGCGGGCTCAACTGTCAAGCAGATAACGGATCAACAGTACGAGGAGCACAAGAAATTGCAGGAGAAATGGCGCGACTGCAACACTCGCCTAGTCGCCTTGTAA